In Streptomyces sp. P9-A4, the genomic window GCCGGGGACGGTGAAGTGGTCGAGCAGCAGTCCGGTGAGGGCGAAGTAGAGCAGCCGGACCGTGTCGGCGTCCCCGGGCATCCCGGCGGCGAGGTGCCCCCGGACGTTCTCGTCCAGGTCGGAGCGGAGCACCTTGGTGAGCTGGGTGCGCAGCTCGGGGCGGCGTACGGCTTCCAGGCGGAGTTCGAACAGCCCGAGGTAGCAGGTGCGCTCGGCCGCCAGACGCCGGGCGATCCAGCGCATCAGCTCCACCACCAGCTCCCGGCTGGGCGCGGGGGCGAAGGCGGTCTCCACGGATTCCGGCGCCGGGGTCAGCCGTACGAAGATCCGGTCACCGACCTGGGAGAGCAACTGGTCCCGGTCGCGGAAGTAGTTGGACGAGGTGCCCGTCGGGACCCCGGCGCGGGTGTCGACCGCGCGGAAGGTCAGCCCGCGGGCGCCTTCGTCCGCCAGGACCTCGATCGCGGCGTCGAGCAGTGCCGTACGGCGTTCCGGGTTCTTGGCCATCTCGGGCTCCCTCCGGGTAGAGCGGATCTTCTCGAAATAGGGTCTTGCGCAACCACTACAGGTGAAGCACTATAGCCGTCGTGGTTGCGATCGCAGCCGCGTTCCGAAGGAGAAGAGGACCGGCTTGCGCAAGCTCACGTACTACATCGCCTGCACCATCGACGGCTTCATCGGTGACCCCGAGGGCGATGCCTCGTCCATGTTCAAGTACTCGACCGGCGCGTACATGGAGGCCATGAACGCCGAGTACCCCGACACCGTCCCGACGCACGTACGGGAGATCTTCGGGATCGACGCCGAGAACAAGCACTTCGACACCCTGATCCAGGGGATGCGGTCCTACCAGCTCGCCCTGGACATCGGCGTCACCAGCCCGTACAACCACCTGCGCGAGTTCGTCGCCACCCGCTCGCTGGCCGAGTCGCCCCACACCAACGTGGAGCTGATCGCCGACGACCTCGTCGGCCGCGTCCGCGCACTCAAGGCCGAGGACAGCCCCCTGGGCATCTACCTCTGCGGCGGCTCCACCATCGCCGGTGAGCTCATCGAGGAGATCGACGAGCTGATCATCAAGACCTACCCGCAGGTCTACGGCAGCGGCATGCCGATGTTCGGCGCCGGCTTCGAGCCCCGCGACTTCGAACTCGGGGCGGTGCGCGCCTTCGACAACGGCGTGCTCGTCCGTACGTACACCAGGCAGCGGTAGCGGCGACGAGCGCCGCCGCGCGGGGCGTCCTACCCTGGAACCATGGGTGACGAGGCGCCCCGCACGACGCGGGATCCCCGGGCCGAGTTCGACTGCCCGGCCTGCGGCCGTCAACGGGCCACGGTGGCCACCCGGCACAAGGTCCTCGGGGCCTGGGTGCCGGAGTGGGAGATCCAGCCCTGCCGCAACCCCGACTGCCCGCTCCACGAGCCCGCGGACGCCGACGCCGAGCCGGGGACCGGGACGGGCGCGGAAGCCGCGAGCACGTAGGTGACCGGCACAAACGGCAAGATCGGGAGAAGTCCGGCCGCAGGGTGACCGGGCGCGCGCCGGAGCCGGTCATACCGCTACAGTCCGCGCATGTCATCGGAGTCGACGGAAGTCTGGACCGGCTGGTACCGGGACCGCAACGGCGCGGAAGCGCTGGTCATCACAGCCGATGGGCGGCACGTCACCGCCCGCATCAGGGGTATCGAGTACAAGGGTGAGGGCTTCGCGGCCCTCAGCGCGGACGGCGAGGGCGGGCAGCCCCTCACCGGCTGCGTCCTGGAGTGGGACCTGCCGCTCCCCGTCGTCGTGGACGGCGCCTCCCAACAGGCCACACTGGCCTGTCTGCTGACGCTCGGCGAGCGGGGGGACCTCAGCCTGACGCTGCACTACGGCGGCGCGGCCTTCGAAGCGTGCGTCGCCGGGGGTGACTTCGACGGGGCGCTCGACCGGGTCCGGCGCCAGCTCCCGCCCGGCGCGGACTTCGGCCGCCGCCTGCTCCAGCCGGCCTGAGAAGCACGGGACGGCGGCGCCCCCTCGAACGCGGAGAGGGAGGGGGCGCCGCCGTCGTCGTACGTGGGGGGCTCGGAACGGGCCGGGAATCAGCCCGTGTACGGGAAGGGCCGAGGCTCGGCCCGTGTGCGGGAAGGGGCCGGG contains:
- a CDS encoding TetR/AcrR family transcriptional regulator, which translates into the protein MAKNPERRTALLDAAIEVLADEGARGLTFRAVDTRAGVPTGTSSNYFRDRDQLLSQVGDRIFVRLTPAPESVETAFAPAPSRELVVELMRWIARRLAAERTCYLGLFELRLEAVRRPELRTQLTKVLRSDLDENVRGHLAAGMPGDADTVRLLYFALTGLLLDHFTVPGLLGDRDLDDMIETVVTRIVPEA
- a CDS encoding DUF6304 family protein gives rise to the protein MSSESTEVWTGWYRDRNGAEALVITADGRHVTARIRGIEYKGEGFAALSADGEGGQPLTGCVLEWDLPLPVVVDGASQQATLACLLTLGERGDLSLTLHYGGAAFEACVAGGDFDGALDRVRRQLPPGADFGRRLLQPA
- a CDS encoding dihydrofolate reductase family protein, with product MRKLTYYIACTIDGFIGDPEGDASSMFKYSTGAYMEAMNAEYPDTVPTHVREIFGIDAENKHFDTLIQGMRSYQLALDIGVTSPYNHLREFVATRSLAESPHTNVELIADDLVGRVRALKAEDSPLGIYLCGGSTIAGELIEEIDELIIKTYPQVYGSGMPMFGAGFEPRDFELGAVRAFDNGVLVRTYTRQR